One window from the genome of Rhodococcus sp. ABRD24 encodes:
- a CDS encoding NAD(P)/FAD-dependent oxidoreductase, which produces MSDQVEQAMNRYDVVVIGGGAAGLSGALMLARARRSVLVIDAGEPRNAPAAGVHGFLSRDGVAPAELTEVGRDEVLRYGGQVIRGEVARIDRDADGFTSALADGRTVHARRLLVATGLVDELPDLPGLRERWGRDVLHCPYCHGWEVNDQAVGVLSTGPMGVHQALMFRQWSDDVTLFQHTGPEPTEAEREQFAARNITVVTGAVDSLVTDGDRLAGVRLIDGTVVSRQALVVAPRFVPRIAAIASLGIETATDPLTGAQFIPADPSGQTAVPGVWVAGNVADFKAQVLGAAAAAAACAIAINNDLITEDTNRAVAEYRSRESKGVNA; this is translated from the coding sequence ATGAGCGATCAGGTGGAGCAGGCAATGAACAGGTACGACGTGGTAGTGATCGGCGGTGGAGCCGCCGGACTGAGCGGTGCACTGATGCTGGCGCGGGCGCGCCGCAGCGTGCTGGTGATCGACGCCGGAGAGCCACGCAACGCACCGGCCGCGGGCGTGCACGGGTTCCTGTCCCGGGACGGCGTAGCACCCGCTGAATTGACGGAAGTCGGCCGCGACGAGGTACTCCGGTACGGCGGGCAGGTCATCCGCGGCGAGGTGGCCCGTATCGACCGCGATGCCGACGGCTTCACGTCGGCCCTGGCCGACGGCCGGACCGTACACGCGCGTCGACTGCTGGTCGCGACCGGACTCGTCGACGAACTGCCCGACCTCCCCGGCCTGCGGGAACGCTGGGGCCGCGACGTGCTGCACTGCCCGTACTGCCACGGCTGGGAGGTCAACGATCAGGCCGTCGGCGTGCTCTCGACCGGGCCCATGGGGGTGCATCAGGCGCTGATGTTCCGGCAGTGGAGCGACGACGTCACCCTCTTCCAGCACACCGGTCCGGAACCCACCGAGGCCGAGAGGGAACAGTTCGCCGCCCGCAACATCACCGTGGTGACCGGCGCGGTGGACTCGCTCGTGACCGACGGCGACCGTCTCGCGGGGGTCCGCCTCATCGACGGCACCGTCGTCTCACGACAGGCCCTCGTCGTTGCGCCGCGGTTCGTCCCCCGCATCGCCGCCATCGCCTCACTGGGCATCGAGACCGCCACGGATCCGTTGACCGGCGCGCAGTTCATACCGGCCGATCCGTCCGGGCAGACGGCGGTGCCGGGGGTGTGGGTCGCGGGCAACGTCGCCGACTTCAAGGCGCAGGTGCTCGGCGCCGCCGCGGCCGCCGCTGCCTGCGCGATCGCGATCAACAACGACCTGATCACCGAAGACACGAACCGTGC
- a CDS encoding XRE family transcriptional regulator has product MDGDVADMDRILDAVGPRLRALRRQHGTTLAELSADTGISVSTLSRLESGRRKPNLELLLPLARAHGVPLDELVGAPPTGDPRIHLKPISRGGKTIVPLTRRAGGIQAYKHVIPGAKDRQVPDPRVHEGYEWLYVLNGRLRLVLGDQDLILLPGEAAEFDTRVPHWFGAADADAVEFLGLFGRQGERAHIRARPAGE; this is encoded by the coding sequence ATGGATGGCGACGTTGCCGATATGGACCGGATCCTCGATGCCGTCGGGCCGCGACTGCGGGCGCTGCGCCGACAACACGGCACGACGCTTGCAGAACTGTCCGCGGACACGGGCATCTCGGTGAGCACGCTGTCGCGGCTGGAGTCGGGCCGGCGCAAGCCCAATCTGGAACTGTTGCTGCCGCTGGCGCGGGCGCACGGAGTGCCGCTCGACGAGCTGGTCGGGGCACCTCCGACCGGGGACCCGCGTATCCATCTGAAGCCGATCAGCCGCGGCGGCAAGACCATCGTGCCGCTGACGCGCCGGGCGGGCGGCATCCAGGCATACAAGCACGTGATCCCCGGCGCGAAGGACCGACAGGTCCCCGACCCGCGCGTGCACGAGGGCTACGAATGGCTCTACGTCCTCAATGGGCGGCTACGTCTGGTCCTCGGCGACCAGGACCTGATCCTGCTACCGGGGGAGGCGGCCGAGTTCGACACCCGCGTGCCGCACTGGTTCGGGGCTGCAGACGCGGACGCGGTGGAATTCCTGGGCCTGTTCGGCCGACAGGGCGAACGCGCGCACATTCGGGCGCGTCCGGCTGGGGAGTGA
- a CDS encoding dienelactone hydrolase family protein — protein sequence MPLATVSTPDGPIDAVLEVPGGGRSGPWPGVVVVHDALGLGRDIRGITARLANHGYLALTPDLYSRGGRTRCVTRVFRELIARRGRAVDDLLAARDLLAARPDCTGAVGVVGFCMGGGFALVLAPKGFDASAPFYGPLPRRLDEALDGACPIVGSYGARDPMLWGAGRKLDAALTGLGVEHDVETYPGVGHSFANRLVPDRANPLLRIAGMGYDHEKAEDAWRRVFEFFDAHLSGGAEG from the coding sequence ATGCCCCTAGCGACTGTGTCCACGCCGGACGGTCCGATCGACGCGGTGCTCGAGGTTCCCGGAGGCGGGCGTTCGGGCCCGTGGCCAGGCGTCGTGGTGGTACACGACGCGCTGGGGTTGGGGCGCGACATTCGCGGCATCACTGCGCGCCTCGCAAATCATGGATACCTCGCGCTCACCCCCGACCTGTACTCACGGGGCGGGCGGACGCGGTGCGTCACGCGGGTGTTCCGCGAATTGATCGCCCGTCGGGGCAGGGCGGTCGACGACCTGCTCGCGGCCCGCGACCTGCTGGCGGCGCGCCCCGACTGCACCGGGGCGGTCGGTGTCGTCGGATTCTGCATGGGTGGTGGATTCGCGCTGGTGTTGGCGCCCAAAGGGTTCGACGCGTCGGCGCCGTTCTACGGTCCGCTGCCGCGGCGCCTCGACGAGGCGCTCGACGGCGCATGCCCGATCGTCGGCAGCTATGGCGCACGCGACCCGATGTTGTGGGGTGCCGGTCGCAAGCTCGACGCCGCGCTCACCGGACTGGGAGTCGAGCACGATGTCGAGACGTATCCCGGTGTGGGGCACAGCTTTGCGAACCGGCTGGTCCCGGACAGGGCGAATCCCCTGCTGCGAATCGCCGGAATGGGGTATGACCACGAGAAGGCCGAGGACGCGTGGCGTCGAGTCTTCGAGTTCTTCGACGCGCACCTGTCAGGCGGGGCCGAGGGATAG
- a CDS encoding ABC transporter has product MNLVSAITLPIRAGLAIADAALDVAETALATTRLAMASTNVTGVSAVALANPRGPLQLVQQLAELASDDRPLGQALRPGGPLDRLLAPGGVVDRLTSDGGTLERLFEPGGALDRVLAPGGPLDRVTKEDGPLERVLSEDGPLERLLAPGGLLDRLTAEDGPLERLTSEDGAVERLTKKDGIVDRALAENGVLETLLAEDGAIERLIAEGGPLDQIVALSETLTALAPNLHRMSASVDLLQETVGVLSAAVGPLGDLAGRLPGRWLKGGRGPDLSLGPA; this is encoded by the coding sequence ATGAATCTGGTGTCAGCGATCACACTGCCGATCCGCGCGGGCCTCGCCATTGCGGACGCAGCGCTCGACGTCGCCGAAACTGCGCTGGCCACGACAAGGTTGGCCATGGCCAGCACCAACGTCACCGGCGTGAGCGCGGTAGCGCTGGCGAACCCGAGGGGCCCGCTGCAGCTGGTGCAACAGTTGGCCGAGCTTGCTTCCGACGACCGGCCATTGGGTCAGGCACTCCGGCCGGGCGGACCGCTCGATCGGCTGTTGGCACCGGGCGGCGTCGTCGACCGACTCACCTCCGACGGCGGCACCCTCGAGCGACTGTTCGAGCCCGGCGGCGCGCTCGATCGGGTACTGGCGCCGGGCGGTCCGCTCGACCGGGTCACCAAGGAAGACGGCCCGCTCGAGCGGGTGCTGTCCGAGGACGGGCCACTCGAACGCCTGCTCGCACCGGGTGGGCTACTCGATCGACTCACCGCCGAGGACGGACCGCTCGAACGCCTGACCTCGGAGGACGGTGCGGTGGAACGACTGACGAAGAAGGACGGCATCGTCGATCGGGCGCTCGCGGAGAACGGCGTCCTCGAGACTCTGCTCGCCGAGGACGGCGCCATCGAAAGGCTCATCGCCGAGGGCGGGCCGCTCGACCAGATCGTCGCGCTGTCCGAGACGCTGACGGCGTTGGCACCGAACCTGCATCGAATGAGCGCCAGCGTCGACCTGCTGCAGGAGACCGTTGGGGTGCTCAGCGCCGCCGTCGGCCCGCTCGGCGATCTGGCCGGACGCCTGCCCGGCCGCTGGCTCAAGGGTGGACGCGGACCCGATCTATCCCTCGGCCCCGCCTGA
- a CDS encoding multidrug efflux SMR transporter → MAWIVLVVSGILEAVWATALGKSDGFTRLAPSVVFGVGLLLSMAGLAYAMRTLPTGTAYAIWVGIGASLTVAYAMVTGAESTSVVKILLILGIVGCVIGLKVLH, encoded by the coding sequence ATGGCCTGGATCGTTCTCGTCGTATCCGGAATTCTCGAAGCAGTGTGGGCGACGGCCCTCGGCAAGTCCGACGGCTTCACTCGCCTGGCCCCGTCGGTCGTATTCGGCGTCGGCCTGTTGCTCAGCATGGCGGGCCTCGCATACGCGATGCGCACCCTCCCGACCGGCACCGCCTACGCCATCTGGGTGGGCATCGGCGCCTCGCTGACTGTGGCCTATGCGATGGTCACGGGCGCCGAGAGCACGTCGGTCGTGAAGATCCTCCTGATCCTCGGCATCGTCGGCTGCGTGATCGGCTTGAAGGTTCTGCACTGA